CAAGTATTTCTTATCTTGAAGGGTTTTATTATCGTCCAAGGATAGATAAAGATGACCTTGAAAAATATTCAGAAGGTTTGATTTGTACTTCAGCTTGCATTGGGGGGCTCATTCCAAGACTTATTTTGGCCAATAGATTTGAAGATGCCAAGAATGAAATTCTTTGGTTTAAAAAAGTTTTTGGCAATGATTTTTATCTTGAGCTTCAAAGGCATGGTATTAAAGATCAAGACATTGTAAATGAAAGGCTGGTTAAGTATTCTAGAGAACTTGGAGTTCCTTTAACAGCAGCTAATGATTCTCATTATGTTAACAGAGAAGATGCAACTGCTCAAGACATCATTGTTTGTATTGGTACTGGTGCTAAGAAAAGCGATGAGAATAGATTAAAAATGGAAACCAATGAATTTTATATTAAATCTCAAGAGGAAATGTGTGAACTTTTTAATGATTTGCCCGAAGCTTTAGAAAATACTGTAAGGATTGCAGAAAAGTGTGATGACTTTAAAATAACTTTTCCAGGTCCTATTTTGCCTGATTATCAAATTCCTGTTGAATTTAATACTCTTGGTGAATATTTGGAACATCTCACACTTGAGGGGTTGAAATTTAGATATAAAAATTTGACAAGCAAAATAAAAGATAGAGCTTTTTATGAATTGAGCGTAATAATTGGAATGGGCTTTGAAGGCTATTTTTTGATTGTTTGGGATTTTATTAAATTTGCTCATGATAACGATATTCCTGTTGGAGCTGGGCGTGGTTCTGGTGCTGGTTCAATTGTGGCTTATGCTCTTAGGATTACTGATATTGATCCTTTAAAGTATAATTTGCTTTTTGAGAGATTTTTAAATCCTGAGCGTATTTCTATGCCTGATTTTGATATTGATTTTTGTTTTGAAGGCAGAGATGAGATTATAAAATATGTTACCAACAAATATGGAGAAGATAAGGTAGCTCAAATAATTACTTTTGGAACCTTAAAGCCTAAGGCTGTAGTTAAGGATGTGGCTAGGGTTTTAGATATTCCATTTGCTGAATCAAATGAACTTACTAAGTTTATTCCTGATGGTCCTAAAGTTTCTTTAAAAGAGGTTTTAGATGACAATTCTTTGAAAGAGTGTTTTACTAGCAAGCCTGTTTATAAAGAATTAATGAATGCCGCATTGGTTCTTGAGGGAATGAATAGACATGCTTCAACTCATGCTGCAGGAATTGTGATTTCTAAAACCCCTTTAACCGACTATGTGCCTCTTTATAAGGATTATAAGCAAGGTTCTGTTTCTACTCAATACACAATGGATTTGCTTGAAGAATGTGGGCTTGTTAAGATGGATTTTCTTGGTTTGAAAACATTGACGTTAATAAAAAATGCAGAAAATCTTATTAGAAGTGTAAATCCAGATTTTAAAATAAAAAATATTCCAGATAATGATGTTAAGACTTTTAATATGCTAGGAGAAGGAAGAAGTGCGTCTGTTTTTCAGTTTGAATCTGAAGGAATGCAGCAAATTCTAAAAGACGCAAAGCCCGATAGCATTGAAGATTTAATAGCTTTAAATGCTCTTTATAGGCCAGGTCCTATGCAATTTATTCCTCAATTTATTGCTGCTAAAAAAGGTGTTAAGAGAATTAAATATCCTCATCCCGATTTAAAGGAAGTTTTAAGACCAACTTATGGGGTTATTGTTTATCAAGAACAAGTAATGGAAGTTGCAAAAATAATTGGAGGCTTTTCTCTTGGCAAGGCCGATATTTTAAGACGTGCTATGGGTAAAAAGAAAGAAGACGAGATGAATGAAATGAAAGTCGACTTCTTAAGAGGCGCTATTGAGAAAGGATATGACAAAGAAATTGCTAGTGAAATTTTTGAACTTTTAAAGCCCTTTTCTGGGTATGGATTTAACAAATCGCATGCAGCGGCGTATTCTTTAATAGCATATCAAACCGCTTATCTTAAGGCTAATTATCCTGAATATTTTATGGCTGCCAATTTGACCAATGAAATTAATAATAATGATAAGCTTTCTTATTACATCGAAGAGTCAAAAGCTATAGGCATAAACGTTCTCAAGCCCGATATAAATCGATCATTTAGGGAATTTCGTGTAACTGATTCTGGGATTTCTTATGGGCTTAATGGGATTAAAAATCTTGGAGGAATTGTTGTTGATTTAATAATTGATGAGAGAGAAAAAAACGGCAAATATAGTTCTTTTGAAGATTTTATAAGACGTGTAGATGATAAAGTAATTAATAAGAAATTTTTAGAATCTGCAATAAAATCTGGACTTTTTGATAGTTTGGATCAAAATAGAAAAACTTTATTTGAAAATCTTGATCATTTGATTGAAGTTGTTTCAGAAGATAAAAATAATAAAAAACTTGGTCAAAACAGCTTATTTGGTGCTCTTGAAAGTCAAGATCCAATTCAGCAAAGTTTTAATTATCAAACTTTTAAAGAGTATTCTTATTCTGAGCTTTTAGGATTTGAAAAAGAGCTTTTAGGATTTTATGTGTCGGGTCATCCTCTTGATCCTTATAAAAAGGCAATTGACAGTTTTTCCAGTTTAAATGTTTTAACAGATCTTGCTGCCAAAAAAGATAGCATTGTTCAATTTTCTGGAATTTTAAATTCAGTAAAAGTTATTCAAACTAAAAGAAATAATGCAAAAATGGCTTTCGGCGTTATAGAAGATTTTAAAGGCGCAATAGATATTGTAGTTTTTACAGAAAGCTATGAAAGATATAGAAATTTTTTACTTGAAGGCAATGTTATTGGGGTTGTAGGTAGGCTTACGTTTAACAGAGATAAATTTTCAATTGTGGTTGAAAAAGTTGTAAATATTGAGAGACTTTCCGAATATAAAATAAATAATATTCATATTAAGTTTTTAAATAATAAATTAAATGACCTACAATTACTTAATTCTTTAAAGGAAAGTATAAGTAATTTTGAGGACAATTCTGGATTTTCAAATGTTTATTTTTATTTAAGGGAAAATGGTAAAGATTTGAAATTAAAAATGAATTCAATTTTAAATTTTGTGCCAGATGAAGATAAGCTTGATAAGTTGAGAAAGTGTGTGATAGTTGAAGATGTTTGGGTTGATTAGGAGGTGCTGTTTTGGTTGTTTTAATACAAATTTTAATGGTATTTTTGCAGATTTATAGGATTTTAATTTTAATTAGGATTCTTCTTAGCTGGCTTGTGTCTTCAGGGATTAATACCAATGTATTTTTCAGATTTATACATGTTGTCACAGAACCATTTTTATCTTTT
The window above is part of the Borreliella burgdorferi B31 genome. Proteins encoded here:
- the dnaE gene encoding DNA polymerase III subunit alpha is translated as MLKIKFYFDKIILGMSFRSRFIHLHVHSDYSLLDGAAKISDIISKAKKCNMSHIALTDHGNLFGAIKFYKEAKKAGIKPIIGIEAYMAKTSKFLKKQDDLGKMSYHLILLAKNELGYKNLLKLTSISYLEGFYYRPRIDKDDLEKYSEGLICTSACIGGLIPRLILANRFEDAKNEILWFKKVFGNDFYLELQRHGIKDQDIVNERLVKYSRELGVPLTAANDSHYVNREDATAQDIIVCIGTGAKKSDENRLKMETNEFYIKSQEEMCELFNDLPEALENTVRIAEKCDDFKITFPGPILPDYQIPVEFNTLGEYLEHLTLEGLKFRYKNLTSKIKDRAFYELSVIIGMGFEGYFLIVWDFIKFAHDNDIPVGAGRGSGAGSIVAYALRITDIDPLKYNLLFERFLNPERISMPDFDIDFCFEGRDEIIKYVTNKYGEDKVAQIITFGTLKPKAVVKDVARVLDIPFAESNELTKFIPDGPKVSLKEVLDDNSLKECFTSKPVYKELMNAALVLEGMNRHASTHAAGIVISKTPLTDYVPLYKDYKQGSVSTQYTMDLLEECGLVKMDFLGLKTLTLIKNAENLIRSVNPDFKIKNIPDNDVKTFNMLGEGRSASVFQFESEGMQQILKDAKPDSIEDLIALNALYRPGPMQFIPQFIAAKKGVKRIKYPHPDLKEVLRPTYGVIVYQEQVMEVAKIIGGFSLGKADILRRAMGKKKEDEMNEMKVDFLRGAIEKGYDKEIASEIFELLKPFSGYGFNKSHAAAYSLIAYQTAYLKANYPEYFMAANLTNEINNNDKLSYYIEESKAIGINVLKPDINRSFREFRVTDSGISYGLNGIKNLGGIVVDLIIDEREKNGKYSSFEDFIRRVDDKVINKKFLESAIKSGLFDSLDQNRKTLFENLDHLIEVVSEDKNNKKLGQNSLFGALESQDPIQQSFNYQTFKEYSYSELLGFEKELLGFYVSGHPLDPYKKAIDSFSSLNVLTDLAAKKDSIVQFSGILNSVKVIQTKRNNAKMAFGVIEDFKGAIDIVVFTESYERYRNFLLEGNVIGVVGRLTFNRDKFSIVVEKVVNIERLSEYKINNIHIKFLNNKLNDLQLLNSLKESISNFEDNSGFSNVYFYLRENGKDLKLKMNSILNFVPDEDKLDKLRKCVIVEDVWVD